One window of the Pseudofrankia sp. DC12 genome contains the following:
- the murF gene encoding UDP-N-acetylmuramoyl-tripeptide--D-alanyl-D-alanine ligase: MIPLTLAEVAAATGGRLDGGAGPATLVTAAVVDSRLVEPGALFVALPGARVDGHDFAAGAVAGGARAVLAARPVGVPAVLVADPAAALMALAAHVRTLTKATVLAITGSSGKTTTKDLLADLLGALGPTLAPPGSFNNEIGLPLTLLRLEPETEYATLEMGARGIGHIAALCQIARPQVGVVINVGSAHVGEYADGRAGIARAKGELAEAATDVVVLNADDPLVAAMRARAAGRRVVTFGLDAGADVRAERIELDAAGRASFDLVAGASAAGAASPGGPGAERHRVALALVGEHQVSNALAAAAAALAVGMTPAAAAAALAVAQPRSRWRMEVTTAPSGLVVVNDAYNANPESMRAALRALVGLGAGGGSRRRTWAVLGPMGELGASAEVEHAELGRFAAGLGVDRTVAIGAAARPLERAAAQAGARVDWVPDVAAATELLAAAALGAGDVVLVKASRAAGLERVAAALTATGEAGPGSASGNGSTQAAEQTP, encoded by the coding sequence GTGATCCCGCTGACGCTCGCCGAAGTGGCCGCGGCCACCGGCGGCAGGCTGGACGGCGGCGCCGGCCCCGCGACCCTCGTCACGGCCGCGGTCGTCGACTCCCGGCTGGTCGAGCCGGGCGCGCTGTTCGTCGCGCTGCCGGGCGCCCGGGTCGACGGCCACGACTTCGCCGCCGGCGCCGTCGCAGGCGGGGCGCGGGCCGTGCTCGCCGCTCGCCCGGTCGGTGTCCCCGCGGTGCTGGTCGCCGACCCCGCCGCCGCCCTCATGGCCCTCGCCGCGCACGTCCGGACGCTGACGAAGGCGACCGTGCTCGCCATCACCGGCTCGTCGGGCAAGACGACCACCAAGGACCTGCTCGCGGACCTGCTCGGCGCCCTCGGCCCGACGCTCGCGCCGCCGGGAAGCTTCAACAACGAGATCGGCCTGCCCCTGACACTGCTGCGGCTGGAGCCCGAGACCGAGTACGCGACGCTGGAGATGGGCGCCCGCGGCATCGGGCACATCGCCGCGCTCTGCCAGATCGCCCGGCCCCAGGTCGGGGTCGTCATCAACGTCGGCAGCGCGCATGTCGGCGAGTACGCCGACGGGCGGGCCGGCATCGCCCGGGCCAAGGGGGAGCTGGCCGAGGCCGCCACCGACGTCGTCGTGCTGAACGCCGACGACCCGCTGGTCGCCGCGATGCGCGCACGCGCCGCCGGGCGCCGCGTGGTCACCTTCGGCCTCGACGCGGGCGCGGACGTGCGGGCCGAGCGGATCGAGCTCGACGCCGCCGGCCGGGCCTCGTTCGACCTGGTTGCCGGAGCCTCGGCTGCCGGCGCCGCGTCCCCGGGTGGCCCTGGCGCCGAGCGTCATCGCGTCGCGCTCGCGCTGGTCGGCGAGCACCAGGTGAGCAACGCGCTGGCGGCGGCGGCCGCCGCTCTCGCGGTCGGGATGACACCCGCGGCCGCCGCCGCCGCGCTGGCCGTGGCCCAGCCACGCAGCCGCTGGCGGATGGAGGTGACGACCGCGCCGTCCGGCCTGGTCGTCGTCAACGACGCCTACAACGCCAACCCCGAGTCGATGCGGGCCGCGCTGCGCGCCCTGGTCGGGCTCGGCGCGGGTGGCGGGTCGCGGCGGCGGACCTGGGCGGTGCTGGGCCCGATGGGTGAGCTCGGCGCCTCGGCCGAGGTGGAGCACGCTGAGCTCGGCCGGTTCGCCGCCGGGCTGGGCGTCGACCGGACGGTCGCCATCGGCGCCGCGGCCCGCCCGCTCGAACGGGCGGCGGCGCAGGCCGGTGCCCGGGTCGACTGGGTGCCCGACGTCGCCGCGGCGACCGAACTGCTCGCCGCAGCGGCACTCGGCGCCGGCGACGTCGTGCTGGTGAAGGCCAGCCGTGCGGCCGGCCTGGAGCGGGTCGCGGCGGCGCTCACGGCGACCGGTGAGGCCGGCCCCGGGAGCGCGAGCGGAAACGGAAGCACACAGGCGGCGGAACAGACGCCGTGA
- the mraY gene encoding phospho-N-acetylmuramoyl-pentapeptide-transferase, whose product MRGVLVAASVALLVSLLGTPWVIRLFRRQGYGQEIREDGPSSHLKKRGTPTMGGTAIVVATLIGYFVSHLATGAGFTASGLLILLVMTGLGVVGFLDDYIKIRKQRSLGLTARTKFAGQAIVALAFGLLAVRFKNASGLLPGSTFISIVRDTNFSVGIIGFPLLAWMIIAATSNAVNLTDGLDGLAAGTSAMVFGAYCVISFWQFGNLCEPHHAQAGCYFVRDPLDVALVAAAAMGSCFGFLWWNASPAKIFMGDTGSLALGGAFASIAICSRTELLLFVLGGLFVIETVSVIVQVGFFKLTKRRVFNMAPIHHHFELADWPETTVIIRFWIVSGLAVAFGLGLFYAEFLSHGGSNL is encoded by the coding sequence GTGAGAGGTGTCCTCGTCGCGGCCTCGGTCGCGTTGCTGGTGTCGCTGCTCGGCACACCGTGGGTCATCCGGCTGTTTCGTCGGCAGGGCTATGGCCAGGAGATCCGCGAGGACGGCCCGTCCAGCCATCTGAAGAAGCGCGGGACGCCGACCATGGGCGGCACCGCGATCGTCGTGGCCACGCTGATCGGCTACTTCGTGTCGCACCTGGCGACCGGTGCCGGGTTCACGGCGTCCGGCCTGCTGATCCTGCTGGTGATGACCGGTCTCGGCGTCGTCGGCTTCCTGGACGACTACATCAAGATCCGCAAGCAGCGCAGCCTCGGCCTGACCGCGCGGACGAAGTTCGCCGGCCAGGCGATCGTCGCGCTCGCGTTCGGCCTGCTCGCCGTGCGGTTCAAGAACGCGTCCGGGCTGCTGCCCGGGTCGACGTTCATCTCGATCGTCCGTGACACCAACTTCTCGGTCGGGATCATCGGCTTCCCGCTGCTCGCGTGGATGATCATCGCGGCGACGTCCAACGCGGTGAACCTCACCGACGGCCTCGACGGCCTCGCGGCCGGCACCTCGGCCATGGTGTTCGGCGCCTACTGCGTGATCTCCTTCTGGCAGTTCGGCAACCTCTGCGAGCCGCACCACGCGCAGGCGGGCTGCTACTTCGTCCGTGACCCGCTGGACGTCGCGCTCGTCGCCGCGGCCGCGATGGGGTCCTGTTTCGGCTTCCTGTGGTGGAACGCGAGCCCCGCGAAGATCTTCATGGGGGACACCGGGTCGCTCGCGCTCGGCGGGGCGTTCGCCAGCATCGCGATCTGCAGCCGCACCGAGCTGCTGCTCTTCGTGCTCGGCGGCCTGTTCGTCATCGAGACGGTGTCGGTCATCGTGCAGGTCGGCTTCTTCAAGCTGACGAAGCGCCGGGTCTTCAACATGGCCCCGATCCATCACCATTTCGAGCTCGCGGACTGGCCCGAGACGACGGTCATCATCCGGTTCTGGATCGTGTCCGGCCTCGCGGTCGCGTTCGGCCTCGGCCTGTTCTACGCGGAGTTCCTCTCCCATGGAGGGAGCAACCTGTGA
- the murD gene encoding UDP-N-acetylmuramoyl-L-alanine--D-glutamate ligase, with product MSRQARGDVAVDELKDTPVTVVGIGVSGAAAARALLRLGARVTVVDAGDAAPAQAAAAELRTAGAVVELGGLPTAIGAARLVVTSPGVPPGTPLFAAARAAGVAVWGEIELGWRIRPAARWLAITGTNGKTTTTEMLGAILTAAGRRSATAGNIGTPVVTAALAEPPYDTLAVELSSFQLHYTETAAPVAAAILNVAPDHLDWHGGADGYAADKARIWRHSETIAVGNADDPGGTALLATAPGRRVTFGLDPATAEVTVLDGWLVDRAFGGGRLVAVAELLVGPRSGGQSAGAPGPGRHLVANALAAAALARADGVDPAAIASALAAYRPGAHRNAQVTIVDGVRYVDDSKATNPHAAAASLAAYPSVVWIAGGLNKGLAFDELVELAADRLRAVVLIGRCADEIAAALARHAPDVPMERAAGMDDAVEAAARLARAGDTVLLAPAAASMDMFRDYAERGDLFAAAAGRLGQAGAAPGVVPPGGQSRGG from the coding sequence GTGTCCCGCCAGGCTCGCGGTGATGTGGCCGTCGACGAGCTGAAGGACACGCCGGTGACCGTCGTCGGCATCGGCGTGTCCGGAGCCGCCGCGGCCCGCGCGCTGCTGCGCCTGGGCGCCCGGGTGACCGTCGTCGACGCCGGCGACGCCGCGCCCGCCCAGGCCGCCGCGGCCGAGCTGCGCACCGCCGGGGCCGTGGTGGAGCTCGGCGGGCTGCCCACGGCCATCGGCGCGGCCCGGCTGGTGGTCACCTCACCCGGGGTCCCGCCGGGCACCCCGTTGTTCGCCGCCGCGCGCGCCGCCGGTGTAGCGGTCTGGGGGGAGATCGAGCTGGGCTGGCGAATCCGGCCGGCCGCCCGCTGGCTCGCGATCACCGGCACCAACGGCAAGACCACGACGACGGAGATGCTCGGCGCGATCCTCACCGCCGCCGGCCGGCGGTCCGCCACGGCCGGCAACATCGGCACCCCTGTCGTCACCGCCGCCCTGGCCGAGCCCCCTTACGACACACTTGCCGTCGAGCTGTCCAGCTTCCAGCTGCACTACACCGAGACCGCGGCTCCTGTCGCGGCCGCGATCCTCAACGTCGCTCCCGACCACCTCGACTGGCACGGCGGCGCCGACGGCTACGCGGCCGACAAGGCGCGGATCTGGAGGCACTCGGAAACAATCGCCGTAGGTAACGCCGACGATCCCGGCGGCACCGCCCTGCTCGCCACGGCGCCCGGCCGGCGGGTCACCTTCGGCCTCGACCCGGCGACCGCCGAGGTGACCGTCCTCGACGGCTGGCTGGTCGACCGGGCGTTCGGCGGTGGCCGGCTGGTCGCCGTCGCCGAACTGCTGGTGGGGCCGCGCTCCGGCGGCCAGTCCGCCGGAGCACCGGGCCCGGGACGCCATCTGGTCGCGAACGCGCTGGCCGCCGCCGCGCTGGCTCGTGCGGACGGCGTCGACCCGGCCGCCATCGCCTCGGCGCTCGCGGCCTACCGGCCGGGCGCCCACCGCAATGCCCAGGTCACCATCGTCGACGGCGTCCGCTACGTCGACGACAGCAAGGCGACCAACCCGCACGCCGCCGCCGCTTCGCTGGCCGCCTACCCCTCGGTGGTGTGGATCGCCGGTGGCCTGAACAAGGGTCTCGCGTTCGACGAGCTGGTCGAGCTGGCCGCCGACCGGTTGCGCGCCGTGGTCCTGATCGGGCGCTGCGCGGACGAGATAGCGGCCGCGCTCGCCCGACACGCCCCCGATGTCCCCATGGAACGGGCCGCGGGCATGGACGATGCGGTGGAGGCCGCGGCGCGGCTGGCCCGGGCGGGCGACACCGTCCTGCTCGCACCCGCCGCTGCCTCGATGGACATGTTCCGGGACTACGCCGAGCGCGGTGACCTTTTCGCCGCGGCGGCCGGTCGGCTGGGGCAGGCCGGGGCGGCCCCGGGAGTGGTCCCGCCGGGCGGGCAGAGTCGAGGAGGCTAG
- the ftsW gene encoding putative lipid II flippase FtsW has translation MREAPSSRSGAGSGGAGFGGSGSASGQRTRPRAAVARPGRAARAGADDGRTPTGDDRPARRERPAASPRDAGSVTGPREDGKVPGRDVAGPTTTREAARTAGPRESRRPATLRDAMAPAVRRPRVPTGSASDQQVRAGKAARQASQEAARRSAGAFLSSGRAGQRRAVLRPVPGPDTPGAALARLPLLERPLASYYLLGSSAGLLLLLGLVMVLSASNVRSYAAFGSSYTVFVRQATWMGIGLPVLLAASRAPSHVFRRIAYPLMGLTLLLLLAVLSPLGVSSNGAQRWLGVGSLSLQPSEMAKLALVLWSADLLTRKRRLLGDWKHLIVPVVPVSALIGGLIMMQPDMGTTIVVFAVLFVVLWVVGTPGRVYAGLVGVLGAVGSVLAVIEPYRLERLLSYRDPFQNARTTGWQAVQGIYALAGGGWFGEGLGASKEKWPDLLPASYTDFILAIIGEELGLLGCLVVVILFGVFGYAGLRVAHRSDNQFVRLAAAGSTGWILTQAVVNMGAVVGLLPITGIPLPLVSFGGSSLVLTMFSIGMLLAFARSEPAAARLLAERSQRRREARRRRRRGPGGRGRAAAETPAGGRTARADAGRRARPGRPARSGSGRRDPDQSVTPRSGRAKPGRADATGSAATAGKPSVTGKPSAPGKPSAPGKPSAPGKPSAPGKGNAPGRSSAPGRPSATGSAGAAGRDGVGAESARNATGDRRRPEPGPYRRGARGDGEPAPDGPPTAG, from the coding sequence GTGCGCGAGGCGCCGAGCTCCAGATCGGGCGCTGGATCCGGTGGCGCCGGGTTCGGCGGTTCCGGTTCGGCGTCCGGGCAGCGGACCCGCCCCCGAGCGGCGGTGGCCCGTCCCGGCCGCGCCGCGCGCGCCGGGGCGGATGACGGGCGCACCCCGACCGGCGACGACCGACCGGCCAGGCGAGAACGCCCGGCCGCCAGCCCCCGCGACGCCGGCTCGGTGACGGGGCCTCGCGAGGACGGCAAGGTCCCCGGGCGCGACGTCGCCGGGCCGACAACGACTCGGGAGGCGGCCCGCACGGCAGGCCCGCGCGAGAGCCGCCGTCCCGCGACGTTGCGCGACGCGATGGCACCGGCGGTGCGACGCCCGAGGGTTCCGACCGGCTCGGCATCGGACCAGCAGGTCCGGGCCGGGAAGGCGGCCCGCCAGGCCAGCCAGGAGGCGGCCCGGCGCTCAGCGGGCGCATTCCTGTCGTCCGGCCGGGCTGGGCAGCGCCGCGCCGTGCTGCGCCCGGTTCCGGGCCCCGACACCCCCGGCGCGGCCCTCGCCCGGCTGCCCCTGCTCGAACGCCCGCTCGCCTCGTACTACCTGCTCGGGTCGTCGGCGGGGCTGCTCCTGCTGCTCGGCCTGGTCATGGTCCTGTCAGCCTCCAACGTGCGTTCCTACGCCGCGTTCGGCTCCTCCTACACGGTCTTCGTCCGGCAGGCCACCTGGATGGGCATCGGCCTGCCGGTGCTGCTGGCGGCGAGCCGGGCGCCGAGCCACGTGTTCCGCCGGATCGCGTACCCGCTGATGGGCCTGACCCTGCTGCTGTTGCTGGCGGTGCTCTCGCCGCTCGGGGTCTCGTCGAACGGAGCGCAGCGCTGGCTGGGAGTGGGCTCGCTCAGCCTGCAGCCCAGTGAGATGGCCAAGCTCGCGCTGGTGCTGTGGTCGGCCGACCTGCTGACCCGCAAACGCCGGCTGCTCGGGGACTGGAAGCACCTGATCGTCCCGGTCGTCCCGGTGTCGGCGCTGATCGGCGGCCTGATCATGATGCAGCCCGACATGGGCACGACGATCGTCGTGTTCGCGGTGCTGTTCGTCGTGCTGTGGGTGGTCGGCACCCCGGGCCGGGTCTACGCCGGCCTGGTCGGCGTGCTCGGAGCCGTCGGCTCCGTCCTCGCGGTGATAGAGCCATACCGCCTGGAACGGCTGCTGTCCTACCGCGACCCGTTCCAGAACGCGCGGACCACCGGCTGGCAGGCCGTCCAGGGGATCTACGCCCTCGCCGGCGGCGGCTGGTTCGGCGAGGGGCTGGGCGCCTCCAAGGAGAAGTGGCCCGACCTGCTGCCCGCGTCGTACACGGACTTCATCCTCGCGATCATCGGCGAGGAGCTGGGCCTGCTCGGCTGCCTGGTCGTGGTGATCCTCTTCGGTGTCTTCGGGTACGCCGGGCTGCGGGTCGCGCACCGCAGCGACAACCAGTTCGTCCGGCTGGCCGCCGCCGGCTCGACCGGCTGGATCCTCACCCAGGCGGTGGTGAACATGGGCGCGGTCGTCGGCCTGCTGCCGATCACAGGTATCCCACTGCCGCTGGTGTCGTTCGGCGGGTCGTCGCTGGTCCTGACCATGTTCTCGATCGGGATGCTGCTCGCGTTCGCGCGGTCAGAGCCGGCGGCGGCCCGGCTGTTGGCCGAACGTTCCCAGCGGCGCCGCGAGGCGCGCAGGCGGCGGCGGCGCGGCCCGGGTGGCCGGGGCCGTGCCGCCGCCGAGACGCCCGCTGGCGGCCGTACGGCCCGGGCCGACGCCGGTAGGCGGGCCCGGCCCGGCCGCCCGGCCCGGAGCGGATCAGGACGGCGTGACCCTGACCAGAGCGTGACGCCGAGAAGTGGCCGCGCGAAGCCGGGACGGGCGGATGCGACCGGCTCGGCCGCCACAGCGGGCAAGCCCAGCGTGACCGGCAAGCCCAGTGCCCCGGGCAAGCCCAGTGCCCCGGGCAAGCCCAGTGCCCCGGGCAAGCCCAGTGCCCCGGGCAAGGGCAACGCCCCAGGCAGGAGCAGTGCGCCGGGCAGGCCGAGCGCCACCGGCAGCGCCGGTGCGGCCGGCAGGGACGGCGTGGGCGCCGAGAGCGCGAGGAACGCGACGGGGGACCGTCGGCGACCAGAACCGGGGCCGTACCGACGCGGAGCCCGTGGCGATGGCGAGCCGGCCCCCGACGGGCCCCCCACCGCCGGCTGA
- the murG gene encoding undecaprenyldiphospho-muramoylpentapeptide beta-N-acetylglucosaminyltransferase, protein MLKSVLLAGGGTAGHVEPALAVADALRATDPRLRLTLLGTKAGLESRLVPARGYELATVEKVPLPRRPSVQLLTVPGRLAGAVSTAAHVLAETRADVVVGFGGYVSVPAYLAARRRGIPIVVHEANPLPGVANRLGARFTPYVATSYPGTPLRGARLTGIPLRPEILTLDRSAGAQRTARGRYGLDYQRPTLLVVGGSQGARSVNTAMTSAARALARSGIQVLHAAGPRNIGEVTAVLPTGLPAPYVLVPYLDHIPSAYAAADMVLCRSGAMTCAELAAIGLPAAYVPLPIGNGEQRRNALPTVEAGGGLIVDDADLTADWIMSNVVPVLTSPERLAKMRAAMAGTGRPQATQMIVSMIHEAEASRRRSGGRHAAH, encoded by the coding sequence ATGCTGAAGAGTGTGCTGCTCGCCGGCGGCGGTACGGCCGGCCATGTCGAACCCGCTCTGGCGGTCGCGGACGCGCTGCGTGCCACGGACCCGCGCCTGCGCCTGACCCTGCTCGGCACGAAGGCCGGGCTGGAGTCCCGGCTGGTGCCGGCGCGCGGGTACGAGCTCGCCACCGTGGAGAAGGTGCCGCTGCCGCGGCGCCCCAGCGTCCAGCTGCTGACCGTCCCCGGCCGGCTCGCCGGCGCGGTGAGCACCGCCGCCCACGTGCTGGCCGAGACTCGGGCCGACGTCGTCGTCGGCTTCGGTGGCTACGTCTCGGTACCGGCCTATCTCGCGGCCCGCCGCCGTGGCATCCCGATCGTGGTGCACGAGGCGAACCCGCTGCCCGGGGTGGCCAACCGCCTCGGCGCCCGGTTCACGCCCTACGTCGCCACGTCGTATCCCGGAACGCCGCTGCGGGGCGCCCGCCTGACCGGCATCCCGCTGCGCCCGGAGATCCTCACCCTGGACCGCTCCGCGGGCGCGCAGCGCACCGCCAGGGGCCGTTACGGCCTGGACTACCAGCGCCCCACCCTGCTGGTCGTCGGCGGCTCGCAGGGCGCCAGGTCGGTCAACACGGCGATGACCTCGGCCGCCCGCGCGCTGGCCAGGTCCGGGATCCAGGTTCTGCACGCCGCCGGCCCCCGCAACATCGGCGAGGTGACGGCGGTGCTGCCCACCGGTCTGCCGGCGCCGTACGTGCTGGTGCCCTACCTCGACCACATTCCTTCGGCCTACGCCGCGGCGGACATGGTGCTGTGCCGCTCCGGCGCGATGACCTGCGCCGAGCTCGCGGCCATCGGCCTGCCCGCGGCCTACGTCCCACTGCCGATCGGCAACGGTGAGCAGCGGCGCAACGCGCTGCCGACGGTGGAGGCCGGCGGCGGGCTGATCGTCGACGACGCGGACCTGACGGCCGACTGGATCATGAGCAACGTCGTGCCGGTGCTCACCTCGCCGGAGCGGCTGGCGAAGATGCGGGCGGCCATGGCCGGCACCGGGCGTCCGCAGGCGACCCAGATGATCGTATCGATGATCCACGAGGCCGAGGCCTCCCGCCGCCGTTCAGGCGGCCGCCACGCGGCCCACTGA
- a CDS encoding Mur ligase domain-containing protein, which produces MSAGTNEQAPRGAGSARVHFLGIGGSGLAPLARIALARGASVSGSDQDPSDRVEALRALGARVRTGAAPDPAALAAELAGVDVVVASSALPDDHLEILAARAAGLPVRRRSDWLPELTAGYRLVAVAGSHGKTTTSAMLTVVLRAAGADPTAVIGGEVPQLGGGAVVGRGEVFVLEADEYGGAFRGLDPAVTILTNVEWEHPDLFPDEAAVRAVFAAFAARVRPGGTLVACGDDPGVVAVLGTLATGPGGGPRVARYGFGDGLGWRAADVTTAQPGGSRPAPATVGVDTGQAAERPSVSQAGSARPDAGVDTGHAGSLLAMRQAGSPPALSTTGVDSVQVARPPVVTQATVLRDGEPVGTLRLALPGRHAVLNALAVLAAASELGVPVETTLAALAGYTGAARRFQRIGARALPGPGWVEIVDDYAHHPTEIRATLAAARQHAAGREVWAVLQPHTYSRLAALLDDFAVAFGDADRLYVTDIYAARERDDLGMHASDLAKRVRVPAETSYVSWAELTDRLAADLPGHDVLLLTLGAGTITELGPHLLSTEINS; this is translated from the coding sequence GTGAGCGCAGGAACCAACGAGCAGGCACCCAGGGGCGCGGGCAGCGCGCGCGTGCATTTCCTCGGCATCGGCGGCTCCGGGCTCGCCCCGCTGGCCCGGATCGCGCTGGCCCGCGGCGCGAGCGTCTCGGGCAGCGACCAGGACCCGTCCGACCGGGTCGAGGCGCTGCGGGCGCTGGGCGCCCGGGTGCGCACCGGCGCGGCGCCCGATCCGGCCGCCCTGGCCGCCGAGCTGGCCGGAGTGGACGTCGTCGTCGCCTCCAGCGCGCTGCCCGACGACCATCTGGAGATCCTCGCCGCCCGGGCGGCCGGCCTGCCCGTGCGCCGGCGGTCGGACTGGCTCCCGGAGCTGACGGCCGGCTACCGGCTGGTCGCCGTCGCCGGCTCGCACGGCAAGACCACCACCTCCGCGATGCTCACCGTCGTGCTGCGCGCCGCCGGCGCCGACCCGACCGCCGTGATCGGCGGCGAGGTCCCCCAGCTCGGCGGGGGCGCGGTCGTCGGCCGCGGCGAGGTCTTCGTGCTGGAGGCCGACGAGTACGGCGGTGCGTTCCGCGGGCTCGACCCGGCGGTCACGATCCTGACGAACGTCGAGTGGGAGCACCCGGACCTCTTCCCCGACGAGGCGGCCGTGCGGGCGGTCTTCGCCGCGTTCGCCGCCCGGGTGCGCCCCGGCGGCACGCTGGTCGCCTGCGGCGACGACCCGGGCGTCGTGGCCGTCCTGGGCACGCTCGCCACCGGCCCTGGGGGCGGGCCACGGGTCGCGCGCTACGGCTTCGGGGACGGCCTCGGCTGGCGCGCGGCGGACGTCACCACCGCCCAGCCTGGCGGCTCCAGGCCGGCCCCTGCCACCGTCGGCGTGGACACCGGCCAGGCCGCCGAGCGGCCGTCGGTGTCCCAGGCCGGCTCCGCCCGGCCCGACGCCGGCGTGGACACCGGCCACGCCGGCAGTCTGCTCGCGATGCGCCAGGCCGGCTCCCCCCCGGCACTGTCCACCACGGGCGTGGACAGCGTCCAGGTCGCAAGGCCACCGGTGGTGACCCAGGCCACCGTGCTGCGCGACGGGGAGCCGGTGGGAACGCTGCGCCTCGCGCTGCCGGGGCGGCACGCCGTCCTGAACGCGCTCGCGGTGCTCGCCGCTGCCAGCGAGCTGGGGGTGCCGGTCGAGACGACACTCGCCGCGCTCGCCGGCTACACCGGCGCCGCCCGGCGGTTCCAGCGGATCGGCGCGCGGGCGCTGCCCGGCCCGGGGTGGGTCGAGATCGTCGACGACTACGCCCACCACCCGACGGAGATCCGCGCCACCCTGGCCGCGGCCCGCCAGCACGCGGCCGGCCGCGAGGTCTGGGCGGTGCTCCAGCCACACACCTACAGCCGGCTGGCCGCGCTCCTGGACGACTTCGCCGTCGCGTTCGGCGACGCCGACCGGCTCTACGTCACCGACATCTACGCGGCGCGGGAACGCGACGACCTCGGGATGCACGCCAGCGACCTGGCCAAGCGGGTCCGGGTGCCGGCGGAGACGAGCTACGTCAGCTGGGCCGAGCTGACGGACCGGCTCGCCGCCGATCTGCCGGGCCACGACGTCCTGCTGCTCACCCTGGGTGCAGGCACGATCACCGAACTCGGTCCCCACCTGCTCTCAACCGAGATCAACAGCTAG
- the ftsZ gene encoding cell division protein FtsZ, which produces MAAPQNYLAVIKVVGIGGGGVNAVNRMIEVGLKGVEFIAINTDAQALLMSDADVKLDVGRELTRGLGAGADPEVGRQAAEDHREEIEEVLKGADMVFVTAGEGGGTGTGGAPVVANVARSLGALTIGVVTRPFTFEGRRRANQADTGIDTLRNEVDTLIVIPNDRLLAMTDRDISVLDAFRSADQVLLSGVQGITDLITTPGLINLDFADVKTVMSHAGSALMGIGRARGDDRATVAAEQAIASPLLEASMDGAQGVLLNISGGSDLGLFEINAAAELVADAAHPEANIIFGAVIDDALGDEVRVTVIAAGFDTVPDRRAKGVAQQRSRPVPPPVAATTAPPGVLPAIPPVVTPPMSQPAPSYAPPLGPPPAAPAPAPAQYVPEPLDPRPEMDEPPHRYVAQHGDSHGSAAGGYGADGGYGSGPDQRSGARPSYPPQRRPVRPIADDEDELDVPDFLK; this is translated from the coding sequence ATGGCTGCCCCGCAGAACTACCTAGCGGTCATCAAGGTTGTCGGCATTGGCGGTGGTGGCGTCAACGCTGTGAACCGCATGATCGAGGTCGGTCTCAAAGGCGTCGAGTTCATCGCGATCAACACCGACGCGCAGGCGCTGCTGATGAGCGACGCCGACGTGAAGCTCGACGTCGGCCGCGAGCTCACCCGTGGCCTCGGTGCCGGCGCGGACCCCGAGGTCGGCCGGCAGGCCGCCGAGGACCACCGCGAGGAGATCGAGGAAGTCCTCAAGGGCGCCGACATGGTGTTCGTCACGGCCGGCGAGGGCGGTGGCACCGGCACCGGTGGCGCGCCGGTGGTGGCCAACGTGGCCCGCTCGCTCGGCGCCCTGACGATCGGTGTGGTCACCCGCCCCTTCACGTTCGAGGGCCGCCGCCGGGCGAACCAGGCCGACACGGGCATCGACACGCTGCGCAACGAGGTCGACACCCTCATCGTCATCCCGAACGACCGCCTGCTGGCGATGACCGACCGCGACATCAGCGTCCTCGACGCGTTCCGCAGCGCCGACCAGGTCCTGCTCTCCGGTGTCCAGGGCATCACCGACCTGATCACGACCCCGGGTCTGATCAACCTCGACTTCGCGGACGTCAAGACCGTCATGTCGCACGCCGGCTCGGCCCTGATGGGCATCGGCCGGGCCCGCGGTGACGACCGGGCCACCGTCGCGGCCGAGCAGGCGATCGCCTCGCCGCTGCTCGAGGCCAGCATGGACGGCGCCCAGGGCGTGCTGCTCAACATCTCCGGCGGCTCCGACCTTGGGCTGTTCGAGATCAACGCCGCTGCCGAGCTGGTCGCCGACGCGGCCCACCCGGAGGCGAACATCATCTTCGGTGCGGTGATCGACGACGCCCTCGGCGACGAGGTACGGGTGACCGTCATCGCCGCCGGCTTCGACACGGTGCCCGACCGGCGGGCCAAGGGCGTCGCGCAGCAGCGCTCGCGCCCGGTCCCGCCGCCGGTCGCCGCCACGACCGCGCCTCCCGGTGTGCTGCCCGCGATCCCGCCGGTCGTGACGCCACCCATGTCCCAGCCGGCGCCGAGCTACGCTCCGCCGCTGGGCCCGCCGCCGGCCGCCCCGGCACCCGCGCCGGCCCAGTACGTCCCCGAGCCGCTGGACCCGCGCCCGGAGATGGACGAGCCCCCGCACCGCTACGTCGCCCAGCACGGCGACAGCCACGGGTCCGCTGCCGGTGGTTACGGCGCCGACGGCGGCTACGGGTCCGGCCCCGACCAGCGGTCCGGCGCGCGGCCGAGCTACCCGCCGCAGCGCCGGCCGGTCCGGCCGATCGCGGACGACGAGGACGAGCTGGACGTCCCGGACTTCCTCAAGTAA